In Methanoregula sp., a single genomic region encodes these proteins:
- a CDS encoding ATP-binding protein, producing the protein MDRKISARLKQWKNTPHHKPLLLYGARQVGKTYSILEFGKKHYKNVVYINFEANAEAANIFRRDLNPSRIIKELTALSGQTILTNETLLFFDEIQVCEQALTSLKYFCEDRTDYHIIAAGSLLGVALNREHYSFPVGKVEMITLYPLDFEEFLWAVGKRELSELIRDSYRSDTQMALHETALDLYLLYLVVGGMPGAVMEYKDRQDFDLLHSVQKNISDAYIADMAKYAAPAETTRIMAVFRSIPAQLAKPNHKFQYRLIKSGARANLYESSLNWLKESGVVIICTRAKEGRLPLSVYGESSFFKIYMTDTGLLCAHFGIPAHLILQKSSQLDSIKGALTENYVCFALLANGYTPYYWESPGKAEVDFIVQNKTGGIVPIEVKSSENVRSKSLAQYIDHYHPEYAIRISTKNFGFDNNIKSVPLYAVHCINE; encoded by the coding sequence ATGGACCGAAAAATTTCTGCCCGGTTGAAACAATGGAAAAATACTCCCCATCATAAACCACTTCTCCTGTATGGAGCCCGGCAGGTGGGAAAGACCTATTCAATCCTTGAATTTGGAAAGAAACATTACAAAAATGTTGTCTACATAAATTTTGAAGCAAATGCAGAGGCTGCGAACATCTTCAGGCGGGATCTGAATCCTTCCCGGATCATAAAAGAACTCACCGCATTATCCGGTCAGACAATACTGACGAACGAAACCTTGCTGTTTTTTGATGAGATACAGGTATGTGAACAGGCCCTGACATCCTTAAAGTACTTCTGCGAAGATCGTACCGATTATCACATTATCGCTGCCGGCAGCCTGCTCGGGGTTGCTCTTAACCGGGAACACTATTCGTTCCCTGTCGGAAAGGTTGAGATGATCACCCTGTACCCGCTCGATTTTGAAGAGTTCTTATGGGCAGTGGGGAAACGGGAACTCTCTGAACTGATCAGGGATTCATACCGCTCTGACACTCAGATGGCACTGCACGAAACCGCTCTTGATCTCTACCTGCTGTACCTTGTGGTGGGAGGAATGCCCGGTGCGGTCATGGAATACAAAGACCGGCAGGACTTTGATCTTCTCCATTCCGTTCAGAAAAATATCAGTGATGCTTATATCGCCGATATGGCAAAATACGCAGCCCCTGCAGAAACGACAAGGATTATGGCAGTGTTCCGCAGCATCCCTGCCCAACTGGCAAAACCCAATCATAAATTTCAATACCGATTAATCAAATCCGGTGCCCGTGCAAACCTGTATGAATCATCCCTCAACTGGCTCAAAGAATCGGGCGTTGTTATCATCTGCACCAGAGCTAAAGAAGGCAGACTTCCCCTTTCGGTATATGGAGAATCATCCTTTTTTAAAATATACATGACCGATACGGGTCTCCTTTGTGCTCATTTCGGCATACCCGCACACCTGATTTTACAAAAAAGTTCACAACTGGATAGTATCAAGGGTGCTCTCACAGAAAATTACGTCTGTTTTGCCCTTCTTGCAAATGGATACACCCCCTATTACTGGGAATCACCGGGAAAGGCAGAAGTAGACTTCATCGTTCAGAATAAAACCGGCGGAATCGTTCCCATTGAAGTAAAATCTTCAGAAAATGTGCGATCGAAAAGCCTTGCGCAATATATTGATCATTACCATCCGGAGTATGCCATTCGAATATCCACAAAAAATTTTGGATTTGATAATAACATTAAATCGGTCCCCCTGTATGCAGTGCACTGCATCAACGAATGA
- a CDS encoding response regulator, producing the protein MMEKRTIFIVEDEAIVANDIMETLKGLGYTVSGIAKSGEIAVEKIKEMKPDLVLMDIHLAGEMDGIEAAGRIHVLCNIPVIYLTAYADPALLERAKVTVPYGYVLKPYDERELYSVIEMALYKHKIERQLRERDDTIRTLLNATDNPSVLLDKHATIMALNEAMEKRAQDTAGSLIGKSFFELLTRQSISAPLAEAVRQAGAGKTTRVEEHVGNIWYDSAAIPIADSEGIIQSIAVYCTDISHRKDDEIALKSLNDQLVAERIRLATLDAALDSMDDPVIITDSAGIITYVNESFKTRFGYTMADIVGKHFSSLAAPENKFSLSVDGFVTDQKSVRTGKFIARNKYGLNLAFLLKSSPLYEENRMRYRVIVLREEILGKK; encoded by the coding sequence ATGATGGAGAAAAGGACGATATTTATTGTAGAAGATGAAGCGATCGTTGCAAACGATATCATGGAGACCTTAAAAGGCCTGGGATATACCGTTTCCGGGATAGCAAAATCCGGTGAGATCGCGGTGGAAAAAATCAAAGAGATGAAACCGGATCTTGTCCTTATGGACATCCATCTTGCCGGAGAGATGGATGGGATTGAAGCCGCAGGCAGGATCCATGTACTCTGCAATATCCCGGTCATCTATCTCACGGCGTATGCAGACCCGGCGCTGCTTGAACGGGCAAAGGTAACCGTTCCCTATGGTTATGTCTTAAAACCCTACGATGAACGTGAACTCTATTCCGTTATTGAGATGGCACTCTACAAGCACAAGATCGAACGGCAACTCAGGGAACGTGACGACACCATACGCACGCTGCTCAACGCTACGGACAATCCCTCCGTCCTGCTGGACAAACATGCAACGATCATGGCGTTGAACGAAGCGATGGAAAAGAGAGCACAGGACACCGCAGGGAGCCTTATCGGCAAGTCCTTTTTTGAACTGCTTACCCGTCAATCCATCTCCGCGCCCCTCGCAGAAGCAGTACGGCAGGCAGGAGCCGGAAAAACAACCCGGGTTGAGGAACATGTGGGGAATATCTGGTATGACAGCGCTGCGATTCCCATTGCAGACTCCGAGGGAATTATCCAATCGATTGCGGTATACTGCACCGATATCTCCCACCGGAAAGATGATGAGATAGCCCTGAAGTCCTTAAATGATCAGCTCGTAGCAGAACGGATCCGGCTCGCCACACTCGATGCTGCTCTGGACAGCATGGATGACCCGGTCATTATCACGGATTCGGCGGGCATAATCACGTATGTAAACGAGTCGTTTAAAACACGATTCGGTTATACTATGGCGGACATCGTTGGAAAACACTTCAGCTCACTCGCAGCCCCGGAGAACAAGTTTTCCCTGAGTGTCGACGGATTTGTCACGGACCAGAAATCGGTCCGGACGGGCAAATTCATAGCCCGGAACAAATACGGGCTGAACCTGGCGTTTCTCCTCAAAAGTTCCCCATTGTATGAAGAAAACCGGATGAGATACCGGGTCATTGTGCTCCGCGAGGAGATATTGGGCAAAAAGTAA
- a CDS encoding MASE3 domain-containing protein, translating to MAEHASPPSLFPQASLVLTLACSAAAFVLLYLLSQSNYLLFHSIIEITTVVIGFSIFVLIINARKHIDNSYFFVIGIGFFFICTIDVIHTLAYKGMGVFPAATADLPTQLWIAGRYLQAATLLAAPLVIGRKIRLPVLFFGYAAVTALLLGSIWYGIFPHCFIEGQGLTPFKIGSEYLISFILILATIALYYKREYFDPRIFLLLAAANFLTIGAELAFTSYISVYGFMNMLGHLFRLAATLCFYMAFLVFGQEQPYELLWHRIWQKEKELKDLNATLADRVAVRTHELEETTLRLEEEIDFRKQADENLRNNEEKYHTVADFTFDWELWLGRDHQILYCSPSCERITGYPPEAFNADPQLYTKIVYPDDQFLMDEHNRTAWETLEARSVDFRIIHRDGSIRWIGHACQRVTAHDGTELGRRVSNRDITDRKQAEEELTRVNRALQMLSDANQAMVRITDETKLMNEICRIAVDIGGYRMAWIGFAEQDEGKTVRPVAHAGVDSGYIETAHLTWAEDSPRGRGPGGTAIRSGQPSMARNISMDHAFAPWRDEAMKRGYQSIIALPLTREGRTFGAMGIYASEADAFDSKEVKILKELANDLAYGIDALRTWAKQKQAEEAIRDLNDYNRSLIETSIDPLMTISKDGKIQDVNTATETATGLTRKELIGTDFSEYFTEPQKAREGYMRVFSEGKVLDYPLEIRHCDGHIMPVLYNAAVYPDRNGNIKGVFAAARDITERKRVEESLRESEEKFRSLVEYALDGILILDLQGTILFVNNAMARTIESDDPAGLIGRNVMEFIASESREDVVKDFVQVSQGHDAYLAHYYVISAKGKKIYVESIGKVIIYEGKPADLVSIRDVTERKQAEDALQKSEEKFHNVFDWANDAILLHTLTTEGSPGRFLDANPVACRMLGYSRAELLTMGPPDIVPAELHPQLGEIIRQTATKESVLFETRLLRKDSTTLPVESSGHLVTYDGKRTWVSHIRDITGRKQADVQRENLIHELARKNAELDRFTYTVSHDLKSPLLSIRAFLSLLEDDLKNGDSSRVKTDISRMSESAEKLESLITTLLALSRSGKSIDTPLPVPFRRLALDAAGLLDASLQKHGVTLIIPDTLPVVSGDRQRLLQVMTNLLDNAIKFMGEQPEPRVEVGVRNDAGITVFYVQDNGMGINQENLEKVFGLYERFHPDIPGTGIGLATVKRIIEAHKGKIWVESEGEGKGTTVCFTLPGIMETNAT from the coding sequence ATGGCTGAACACGCTTCGCCCCCGTCTTTGTTCCCCCAGGCTTCCCTTGTCCTGACCCTTGCCTGCAGTGCTGCTGCTTTTGTTCTCCTCTACCTTTTAAGTCAGTCCAATTATCTCCTCTTCCACAGCATTATCGAGATTACAACCGTCGTGATAGGGTTCTCCATTTTCGTGCTGATAATAAATGCACGGAAACATATCGACAATTCATATTTCTTTGTTATCGGTATCGGGTTTTTTTTTATCTGTACTATCGATGTTATCCATACTCTTGCTTACAAAGGGATGGGGGTATTTCCTGCGGCAACCGCAGATCTCCCCACCCAGCTCTGGATTGCCGGGCGATACCTCCAGGCGGCGACCTTGCTTGCAGCCCCGCTTGTTATCGGAAGAAAGATACGCCTGCCGGTGCTTTTTTTCGGATACGCAGCAGTCACCGCGCTCCTGCTGGGATCGATCTGGTACGGCATCTTCCCGCACTGCTTTATCGAAGGGCAGGGGCTGACACCGTTCAAGATAGGGAGCGAGTACCTCATCTCATTCATCCTTATCCTTGCAACCATCGCGCTCTATTATAAACGGGAGTATTTCGATCCCCGGATCTTCCTGCTCCTTGCTGCAGCAAACTTCTTAACAATCGGGGCCGAGCTCGCATTTACTTCGTATATCAGCGTGTATGGCTTCATGAACATGCTCGGGCATCTCTTCCGGCTGGCCGCTACCTTGTGTTTTTACATGGCATTCCTTGTATTCGGACAGGAGCAGCCGTATGAACTGCTCTGGCACCGTATCTGGCAGAAAGAAAAGGAACTCAAAGATCTCAATGCAACGCTTGCCGATCGTGTGGCGGTGCGGACCCATGAGCTGGAGGAGACAACCCTCCGGCTTGAAGAGGAGATTGATTTCCGGAAGCAGGCCGATGAGAATCTGCGAAATAACGAGGAGAAGTACCACACTGTCGCAGATTTCACCTTCGACTGGGAATTGTGGCTGGGTCGGGATCACCAGATACTCTATTGTTCACCGTCCTGTGAACGTATCACCGGATATCCCCCGGAGGCGTTTAATGCCGATCCGCAACTGTATACAAAGATCGTTTATCCCGATGACCAGTTCCTGATGGATGAACACAACCGCACCGCATGGGAGACTCTTGAAGCCCGGTCTGTTGATTTCAGGATCATTCACCGGGATGGTTCAATACGCTGGATCGGTCATGCCTGTCAGCGGGTGACAGCCCATGACGGTACTGAGCTTGGCAGACGCGTAAGCAACCGGGATATCACTGACCGCAAGCAGGCGGAGGAAGAGCTTACCCGGGTCAACCGTGCGCTGCAGATGCTCAGCGATGCCAACCAGGCAATGGTTCGCATCACTGATGAAACAAAACTGATGAACGAGATCTGCCGGATCGCTGTCGATATTGGCGGTTATCGCATGGCCTGGATCGGGTTTGCGGAACAGGATGAAGGAAAGACCGTGCGCCCGGTGGCCCATGCCGGTGTCGACTCGGGATACATCGAGACTGCTCATCTTACCTGGGCTGAGGACAGCCCCCGGGGCCGTGGCCCTGGCGGTACCGCGATACGTTCGGGGCAACCGTCCATGGCTCGCAACATTTCCATGGACCATGCTTTCGCTCCGTGGAGAGATGAGGCCATGAAACGCGGCTATCAATCGATCATTGCCCTGCCGCTGACCCGTGAAGGCAGGACGTTCGGAGCGATGGGCATCTATGCCAGCGAGGCGGACGCATTCGATTCTAAAGAAGTAAAAATCCTCAAAGAGCTGGCAAACGATCTGGCCTATGGTATTGACGCGCTGCGGACGTGGGCGAAACAGAAGCAGGCTGAGGAAGCAATCCGTGACCTCAACGACTATAACCGCAGCCTGATCGAGACGAGTATCGATCCGCTCATGACCATCAGTAAAGACGGGAAGATCCAGGATGTGAATACCGCAACGGAAACGGCGACCGGCCTGACAAGGAAGGAACTGATCGGCACCGATTTCTCGGAATATTTCACCGAACCACAGAAAGCCCGTGAAGGGTACATGCGGGTCTTTTCCGAGGGAAAAGTCCTTGATTACCCGCTTGAGATCCGGCACTGCGACGGGCACATCATGCCCGTTCTTTACAACGCAGCCGTATATCCCGACCGTAACGGGAATATCAAGGGGGTCTTTGCAGCAGCACGGGACATCACCGAGCGCAAACGGGTAGAGGAGTCACTCCGGGAGAGCGAGGAGAAGTTCAGGTCTCTTGTTGAGTATGCCCTTGATGGAATCCTGATCCTTGATTTACAGGGGACGATCCTTTTTGTAAACAATGCTATGGCTCGCACGATAGAATCCGATGATCCTGCAGGATTAATTGGCAGGAATGTGATGGAATTCATCGCATCAGAGTCTCGGGAAGATGTTGTTAAGGACTTTGTGCAGGTATCTCAGGGTCACGATGCATACCTTGCACACTACTATGTGATATCGGCAAAAGGAAAAAAAATCTACGTGGAAAGCATTGGGAAGGTTATTATCTATGAGGGAAAACCCGCAGACCTCGTTTCCATACGGGACGTCACCGAACGCAAACAGGCTGAAGATGCGCTGCAGAAAAGCGAGGAGAAATTCCATAACGTATTCGACTGGGCAAACGATGCGATTTTGCTGCATACCCTGACAACGGAGGGGTCGCCCGGCCGCTTCCTTGACGCGAACCCGGTCGCGTGCCGGATGCTAGGGTATTCCCGGGCCGAGCTGCTCACCATGGGTCCACCTGATATTGTTCCCGCTGAACTTCACCCCCAGCTTGGAGAGATAATCCGGCAGACCGCAACGAAGGAATCAGTTCTGTTCGAGACCCGGCTCCTGCGAAAGGACAGTACAACCCTCCCGGTCGAATCGAGCGGCCATCTAGTCACCTACGACGGAAAGAGGACCTGGGTTTCCCACATCCGTGATATCACCGGGCGAAAGCAGGCGGATGTGCAACGAGAGAACCTCATCCATGAACTCGCCCGGAAGAATGCCGAGCTTGACCGGTTCACCTATACCGTATCCCACGATTTAAAGAGTCCCCTCCTCTCCATCAGGGCATTTCTCTCCCTCCTTGAAGATGACCTGAAAAACGGGGATTCGTCCCGGGTAAAAACAGACATTTCGCGGATGTCTGAGTCTGCGGAAAAATTAGAGTCCCTGATCACCACCCTCCTTGCGCTGTCCCGTAGTGGAAAAAGTATTGATACGCCATTGCCGGTACCATTCCGCAGACTCGCGCTGGATGCAGCAGGGTTACTGGACGCCTCATTACAAAAACACGGGGTCACGTTAATAATTCCTGACACCCTGCCGGTCGTTTCGGGCGACCGGCAGAGGCTGCTTCAGGTGATGACCAACCTGCTGGACAATGCGATCAAGTTCATGGGTGAGCAACCGGAACCGCGAGTGGAAGTTGGCGTACGCAACGATGCCGGAATAACAGTCTTTTATGTGCAGGACAACGGAATGGGAATTAACCAGGAGAACCTGGAAAAAGTCTTCGGACTGTATGAGCGTTTCCATCCGGACATTCCCGGTACCGGCATCGGGCTTGCCACGGTGAAGCGGATCATTGAAGCCCATAAAGGAAAGATTTGGGTGGAGTCGGAAGGTGAGGGAAAGGGAACAACGGTCTGCTTCACGCTGCCGGGAATTATGGAAACGAATGCTACGTGA